A region from the Streptomyces lydicus genome encodes:
- a CDS encoding ABC transporter ATP-binding protein codes for MPSTSPGGAPRPPGREPAVEIVGLVKRYGTKTAVDGLDLTVARGAVTAVLGPNGAGKTTTVETCEGYRRPDAGRVRVLGLDPVAEAAALRPRIGVMLQSGGVYAGAKAEEMLRHTATLHAHPLDVGGLIDRLGLGSCGRTPYRRLSGGQQQRLALAMAVVGRPELVFLDEPTAGLDPQARHATWDLVRELRADGVSTVLTTHFMDEAEQLADDVAIIDGGRVIAQGTPDELCRGGAENSLRFTGRPGLDIASLLKALPADSAATEPASGVYRVHGKVNPQLLATVASWCAQNGVMPDAIAVERHTLEDVFLELTGKELRA; via the coding sequence ATGCCCAGCACCTCCCCGGGGGGCGCCCCCCGGCCCCCCGGACGAGAGCCTGCCGTCGAGATCGTCGGCCTGGTCAAGCGATACGGGACCAAGACCGCCGTGGACGGCCTCGACCTGACCGTCGCACGCGGCGCGGTGACCGCCGTGCTCGGCCCGAACGGCGCCGGCAAGACCACCACGGTCGAGACCTGCGAGGGCTACCGCCGCCCGGACGCCGGCCGGGTCCGGGTCCTGGGTCTGGACCCGGTCGCCGAGGCCGCCGCGCTGCGGCCGCGGATCGGCGTGATGCTGCAGTCCGGCGGCGTCTACGCGGGCGCCAAGGCGGAGGAGATGCTGCGGCACACCGCCACCCTGCACGCCCACCCCCTCGACGTCGGCGGGCTCATCGACCGGCTCGGCCTGGGCAGCTGCGGCCGGACGCCCTACCGGCGGCTGTCCGGCGGCCAGCAGCAGCGCCTCGCACTGGCGATGGCCGTGGTCGGCCGCCCCGAACTCGTCTTCCTCGACGAGCCGACGGCCGGCCTCGACCCGCAGGCCCGGCACGCCACCTGGGACCTCGTACGGGAGCTGCGCGCCGACGGCGTCAGCACCGTGCTGACCACCCACTTCATGGACGAGGCCGAGCAGCTGGCCGACGATGTCGCGATCATCGACGGCGGCCGGGTGATCGCCCAGGGCACCCCGGACGAGCTGTGCCGCGGCGGCGCCGAGAACAGCCTGCGCTTCACCGGCCGCCCCGGCCTCGACATCGCCTCGCTCCTCAAGGCGCTGCCCGCCGACAGCGCCGCCACCGAACCGGCCTCCGGCGTCTACCGCGTCCACGGCAAGGTCAACCCGCAGCTGCTGGCCACCGTCGCCTCCTGGTGCGCCCAGAACGGCGTGATGCCCGACGCGATAGCCGTCGAGCGGCACACCCTGGAGGACGTCTTCTTGGAACTGACCGGCAAGGAGCTGCGCGCATGA